One region of Camelina sativa cultivar DH55 chromosome 6, Cs, whole genome shotgun sequence genomic DNA includes:
- the LOC104790392 gene encoding succinate dehydrogenase [ubiquinone] iron-sulfur subunit 1, mitochondrial-like — protein MASGLIGRLVGTKPSRLTTAARLIPARWTSSGAEAETKASSGGGRESKLKNFQIYRWNPDNPGKPELQNYQIDLKDCGPMVLDALIKIKNEMDPSLTFRRSCREGICGSCAMNIDGCNGLACLTKIQDGASETTITPLPHMFVIKDLVVDMTNFYNQYKSIEPWLKRKTPPSVPGKEILQSKKDRAKLDGMYECILCACCSTSCPSYWWNPESYLGPAALLHANRWISDSRDEYTKERLEAIDDEFKLYRCHTILNCARACPKGLNPGKQITHIKQLQR, from the exons atggcgtcTGGTTTGATCGGAAGATTGGTTGGAACGAAGCCGTCGAGATTAACCACGGCGGCGAGGTTAATCCCGGCGAGATGGACTTCTTCAGGAGCGGAGGCGGAAACGAAAGCTTCGTCTGGCGGCGGAAGAGAGTCGAAATTGAAGAATTTTCAGATCTATCGATGGAATCCAGATAACCCAGGGAAGCCAGAGCTTCAAAACTACCAGATCGATCTCAAGGATTGTGGTCCAATGGTGTTAGATGCGTTGATTAAGATCAAAAACGAGATGGATCCATCTCTCACGTTTCGTAGATCGTGCCGTGAAGGTATCTGTGGTTCTTGTGCTATGAACATTGATGGATGTAACGGACTTGCTTGTTTAACGAAGATTCAAGATGGAGCATCGGAGACGACGATTACACCGTTGCCTCATATGTTTGTGATTAAGGATTTGGTTGTGGATATGACCAATTTTTATAATCAGTATAAGAGTATTGAGCCGTGGTTGAAGAGGAAGACTCCTCCGTCTGTTCCTGGGAAGGAGATTTTGCAGAGTAAGAAGGATAGAGCTAAGCTTGATGGGATGTATGAGTGTATTCTCTGTGCTTGTTGTAGCACTTCTTGTCCTAGTTACTGGTGGAACCCTGAGTCTTACCTTGGCCCTGCTGCTTTGCTACATGCTAATAG GTGGATAAGCGACAGTCGTGATGAGTACACTAAGGAAAGACTTGAGGCTATTGATGACGAGTTCAAGCTTTACCGTTGCCATACGATCTTGAACTGTGCCCGTGCCTGTCCAAAGGGTTTGAACCCAGGCAAACAGATCACACACATCAAGCAACTTCAGCGTTGA
- the LOC104790389 gene encoding uncharacterized protein LOC104790389, protein MGESAVLVHSYSFAAPITRNDSHEDNTLHALSQSISFGKFMTENLEWGKWSSFSHKKYVEEAEKYSRPGSVAQKKAFFEAHYKRIAEAKKAATEEQPTVTPAEVLLHTLETQPPPPPPPVIKYQLDEVNDDDEEGPKRNSFQIDDGVVSDSKPVVVDGDDDDKEVKKQEEELLKEDWSVGEKEKQRKSITKNRPVFRLSLEKTIPHKSLDEISLTEKRSERPITQIQEKPVHRQRFSLLSCFKGNAKTQDQNQSSNKRKTEKKKQFMCLCLKAKTVRE, encoded by the exons ATGGGTGAATCTGCAGTTTTGGTTCATTCTTATTCGTTTGCTGCTCCTATTACCCGTAACGATTCTCAtgag GACAATACGCTACATGCGTTAAGCCAATCGATTTCATTTGGGAAGTTTATGACGGAGAATCTTGAGTGGGGGAAATGGTCAAGCTTTTCACATAAGAAGTATGTTGAAGAAGCTGAGAAATACTCTCGTCCTGGATCCGTTGCACAGAAGAAAGCTTTCTTTGAAGCTCATTACAAGAGAATAGCCGAAGCCAAGAAAGCTGCAACTGAAGAACAGCCGACGGTCACACCTGCTGAGGTTTTGCTTCATACTTTGGAAACacagcctcctcctcctcctccaccggtGATCAAGTATCAGCTAGATGAggttaatgatgatgatgaagaaggaccCAAAAGAAACAGTTTTCAGATTGATGATGGTGTTGTTTCGGATAGCAAGCCCGTGGttgttgatggtgatgatgatgataaggagGTTAAGAAGCAAGAGGAAGAGTTGTTGAAAGAGGATTGGTCTGTTGGTGAAAAGGAGAAGCAGAGGAAATCGATTACAAAGAACAGACCTGTGTTTAGATTGTCTCTAGAGAAAACTATCCCTCACAAATCTTTAGATGAGATCTCTTTAACAGAGAAAAGAAG TGAAAGACCGATAACTCAGATTCAAGAAAAGCCGGTTCACCGCCAGAGATTTAGTCTCTTAAG CTGTTTTAAGGGTAATGCTAAAACTCAAGATCAGAATCAAAGCAGTAATAAG AGaaagacggagaagaagaaacagtttATGTGTCTTTGTTTGAAGGCAAAGACTGTAAGAGAATGA
- the LOC104790391 gene encoding histone H3.2, whose amino-acid sequence MARTKQTARKSTGGKAPRKQLATKAARKSAPATGGVKKPHRFRPGTVALREIRKYQKSTELLIRKLPFQRLVREIAQDFKTDLRFQSSAVAALQEAAEAYLVGLFEDTNLCAIHAKRVTIMPKDIQLARRIRGERA is encoded by the coding sequence ATGGCTAGAACCAAGCAAACAGCTAGAAAATCCACCGGAGGAAAAGCTCCAAGGAAGCAACTCGCGACGAAGGCGGCGAGGAAATCAGCTCCTGCCACCGGAGGAGTGAAGAAGCCACACAGATTCCGTCCCGGAACAGTAGCGCTGAGAGAAATCAGGAAATACCAGAAAAGCACAGAGCTTTTGATCCGCAAGCTTCCGTTCCAGAGACTCGTTCGTGAGATCGCTCAAGATTTCAAGACGGATCTGAGGTTTCAGAGCAGTGCAGTCGCGGCTCTCCAAGAAGCAGCTGAGGCTTACTTGGTTGGTTTGTTTGAGGATACTAACCTTTGTGCCATTCATGCTAAGAGGGTTACGATTATGCCTAAAGATATCCAACTCGCAAGGAGGATTAGGGGTGAGAGGGCTTAA
- the LOC104790390 gene encoding uncharacterized protein LOC104790390, which produces MRRQGRQHGLVRGYRILPPPLNTRPVNSLTSPQTSELFTESPSKPTKAHRKVWPGQVHWVRSNDIASSSYKLLTWRVKTVPGSDPVLNLPGFLDPHNCEDNVVKGEEAGVLETVKTESNGDNSDKEEDGGSLDYGQSMSFYDVGMMMTEHVLEDDDEEEDGWCLV; this is translated from the coding sequence ATGAGACGACAAGGTCGGCAACATGGTCTAGTCAGAGGTTACCGGATTCTTCCACCACCGCTTAACACAAGACCGGTCAACTCTTTGACTTCACCTCAAACCTCTGAGTTATTTACCGAATCGCCATCTAAACCGACCAAAGCTCACCGGAAAGTGTGGCCTGGCCAGGTGCATTGGGTGAGATCAAACGACATTGCTTCATCAAGCTACAAACTGCTGACGTGGAGGGTCAAGACTGTCCCCGGATCCGATCCTGTTTTGAATCTCCCTGGTTTCTTGGATCCTCATAACTGTGAAGACAATGTAgtaaaaggagaagaagctggAGTACTTGAAACGGTGAAGACAGAGAGTAATGGAGATAATagtgataaagaagaagatggtgggtCTCTTGATTATGGTCAAAGTATGAGTTTTTACGATGTGGGGATGATGATGACGGAACATGTGTTagaagatgacgatgaagaagaagatggttggTGTTTGGTCTAA